One genomic region from Thermoleptolyngbya sichuanensis A183 encodes:
- a CDS encoding ferredoxin reductase family protein: MKTILTHSPIAIAIFWISVYLGLTLVPLLVLLLYPPMSIEARGFWVEFSVALGFVGLAMMALQFALTARINRVEASYGIDIILQFHRYISIVAVLFILVHPAILFINQPETVALLNFPEAPWRARFAVMGTLALVALIITSIWRTRLKIPYEAWRTLHGLLAVLALGLGLAHAIGVGYYLSLFWKTVLWGAIALAALWLLVYVRLVKPWMMLKKPYLVEAVESQRGDSWTLALRPHGHNGFTFQPGQFAWITLDVSPFHMREHPFSMSSSGSQSDRIEFTIKALGDFTREIKHVPPGTRAYLDGPYGVFTSDRYPDTAGFVFIAGGIGITPFMSILTTHAERGDDRPHLLIYAGDRWNDLIFREELEALRDKLDLQIVFVLRHPHEGWTGESGYVDKALLERYIPHYRGSRQYFICASPRMMDAVEAGLHHLQVPPTHIHMEHFNLV, from the coding sequence ATGAAGACTATCTTGACCCATAGTCCAATTGCGATCGCCATCTTTTGGATCTCCGTCTATCTGGGACTGACGCTTGTTCCGCTGCTGGTGCTGCTGCTCTATCCGCCGATGTCCATTGAAGCGCGGGGCTTCTGGGTTGAGTTTTCGGTGGCGCTGGGATTTGTGGGGCTGGCGATGATGGCGCTGCAATTTGCGCTGACGGCACGGATCAACCGGGTCGAGGCTTCTTACGGGATCGACATTATTCTGCAATTTCACCGCTACATCTCCATCGTGGCGGTGCTGTTTATCCTGGTGCATCCGGCGATTTTGTTTATTAACCAGCCGGAAACCGTGGCTCTGCTCAATTTTCCAGAAGCGCCGTGGCGGGCCCGATTTGCCGTCATGGGGACGCTGGCGCTGGTGGCGCTAATTATCACCTCGATCTGGCGCACGCGACTGAAAATTCCCTACGAGGCGTGGCGCACGCTGCACGGATTGCTGGCGGTGCTGGCGCTGGGGCTGGGGCTGGCGCACGCGATTGGGGTTGGCTATTACCTATCGCTGTTTTGGAAGACGGTGCTGTGGGGGGCGATCGCCCTCGCTGCCCTCTGGCTCTTGGTCTATGTGCGTCTGGTGAAGCCGTGGATGATGTTGAAAAAGCCCTACCTGGTGGAAGCGGTCGAGTCTCAGCGGGGCGATAGCTGGACGCTGGCGCTGCGACCCCACGGCCATAACGGCTTCACCTTCCAGCCGGGCCAGTTTGCCTGGATCACGCTGGACGTATCGCCGTTCCACATGCGCGAGCATCCCTTTTCGATGTCCTCCAGCGGCAGCCAGTCCGACCGTATCGAGTTTACGATCAAGGCGCTGGGCGACTTTACCCGCGAAATTAAGCACGTACCGCCAGGAACGCGGGCTTACCTAGACGGCCCCTATGGCGTGTTCACGAGCGATCGCTATCCAGACACCGCCGGGTTTGTTTTCATTGCTGGGGGCATTGGCATCACGCCGTTTATGAGCATTCTGACCACCCACGCCGAACGCGGCGACGATCGCCCCCATCTGCTGATCTACGCGGGCGATCGCTGGAACGACCTCATCTTCCGCGAGGAGTTGGAAGCCCTGAGGGACAAGCTGGATTTGCAAATCGTCTTCGTTCTCCGCCATCCGCACGAGGGCTGGACCGGGGAATCGGGCTACGTTGATAAAGCCCTGCTAGAACGCTACATTCCCCACTATCGCGGCAGCCGTCAATACTTTATCTGCGCCAGTCCCCGCATGATGGATGCAGTCGAAGCCGGACTCCACCATCTCCAAGTGCCGCCCACGCACATCCACATGGAACACTTCAACCTAGTGTAA
- a CDS encoding IS630 family transposase: protein MRQRYGGRIRYWCSDESRVGLLTVQHRKLTGFGVQPIGSVQWDFVYRWLYGLVEPLSGASWIVEFSHLDSSCFEAFLHSFAAQFPDDLHLIQVDNAAAHTAQTLTIPDNVILVFQPPYCPEVNPIERVWRELKRELAWVHFDDVCQLQHAISQWVCRLSAESLRSLTQWDWIVDALCVVGI from the coding sequence TTGAGACAACGCTACGGGGGGCGAATCCGCTATTGGTGCAGCGATGAGAGCCGCGTCGGACTGCTGACGGTTCAACATCGCAAGTTGACGGGCTTTGGGGTGCAGCCGATTGGTTCAGTTCAATGGGACTTTGTGTATCGGTGGCTGTACGGTCTAGTGGAACCGCTGAGCGGTGCATCGTGGATAGTCGAGTTTTCTCATCTCGACAGTTCCTGTTTTGAGGCGTTTTTGCACAGCTTTGCGGCTCAGTTCCCCGATGATTTACATCTGATTCAGGTGGATAATGCCGCAGCCCATACGGCTCAGACCCTGACGATACCGGACAATGTCATCTTGGTGTTTCAGCCGCCTTATTGCCCTGAGGTCAATCCCATTGAGCGGGTCTGGCGGGAACTCAAGCGGGAGCTAGCTTGGGTTCACTTTGATGATGTTTGCCAACTCCAGCACGCCATCAGCCAGTGGGTTTGTCGCCTTTCGGCGGAGTCGCTGCGATCGCTGACTCAGTGGGATTGGATTGTCGATGCTCTATGTGTAGTGGGTATTTAG
- a CDS encoding helix-turn-helix domain-containing protein encodes MEQQQRSSQRRKVQVLWWLKTGQAKSVEQLAQLSGCHRTTVSRWLSQYRQSGLEALVKVASRSGRPRAISGEVLASLERELQDPEGFSSYGAVQQWLAAVHGQPVPYKTVHKTVRYRLKAKLKVPRPVSKKQTPGACESVQQTLQPR; translated from the coding sequence TTGGAACAACAGCAACGGTCATCACAGCGCCGTAAAGTACAGGTGTTGTGGTGGTTAAAAACCGGACAAGCGAAGAGCGTTGAGCAGTTAGCCCAACTGAGCGGTTGCCATCGCACGACCGTGTCTCGTTGGCTGAGCCAGTATCGACAGAGTGGACTCGAAGCGTTGGTGAAGGTGGCATCTCGCAGTGGACGACCGCGAGCGATTAGCGGTGAAGTCCTGGCATCTTTGGAGCGGGAACTGCAAGATCCAGAAGGCTTTAGCAGTTATGGAGCAGTGCAGCAGTGGCTCGCAGCGGTGCATGGTCAACCCGTCCCCTACAAGACGGTGCATAAGACGGTGCGCTATCGGCTCAAAGCGAAGCTCAAAGTGCCCCGTCCGGTGTCAAAGAAGCAGACTCCTGGGGCGTGCGAGTCCGTTCAGCAAACCTTGCAGCCCAGATAA
- a CDS encoding NF041680 family putative transposase, protein MIFNELQQFRQTLYASLGNARDALFDLMDAVLVSACIVSFVRLSQSPVFRRQWSSTYEALRDSRLPRSKVLKLLVQQIPTQQQPLLAGDASRWNRPAARRLKDRTLSGRTGHAPIAGQNYSTLAWIAEDRGSWALPLRHERITSFETPASKAAFQLKQVTRQLAVRPLAIYDRGYGNASFVNQTAGIEADLLLRVTSNRCVYGAPPAYRGRGAPAKHGHKMKLNDPDTWSVPVETVEVDDPNWGRVRVSRWSAYHFRKSPKRAMEVLRVEVLETQSSTRRLAPLWLVWLGEQMPPLETLWLHYLRRFAIEHWYRFAKQRLYWTHPQFSSVSATEQWSSLMPLLSWQLWLARKDCTDHPLPWQAPQETLTPGRVAQAFAGILAAIGTPAPAPKPRGKSPGRGKGHKPTPRPCYPMVKKRASKRKTSEQSLNSPVATAA, encoded by the coding sequence ATGATTTTCAACGAACTTCAGCAATTTCGCCAAACGTTGTATGCCAGCTTGGGAAACGCCAGAGATGCCCTGTTTGATCTGATGGATGCCGTGTTAGTGAGTGCGTGCATCGTGTCGTTTGTGAGGCTATCGCAGAGTCCTGTCTTTCGTCGCCAGTGGTCGAGCACCTATGAAGCGTTGCGCGATAGCCGCCTACCCCGATCAAAGGTGCTGAAGCTGTTGGTGCAGCAGATACCGACTCAGCAGCAACCGTTGTTGGCAGGTGATGCGAGTCGGTGGAACCGTCCTGCTGCCAGGCGTTTGAAAGACCGCACCTTATCAGGCAGAACAGGACATGCCCCGATAGCCGGACAAAACTACAGTACCTTAGCCTGGATTGCTGAAGACAGGGGCAGTTGGGCATTACCATTGCGGCATGAGCGCATCACCAGCTTTGAAACACCCGCCAGTAAAGCGGCATTCCAACTCAAACAAGTGACTCGGCAGTTAGCGGTGCGTCCGTTGGCGATCTACGACCGAGGGTACGGCAATGCCAGTTTTGTCAACCAAACGGCAGGGATTGAGGCAGACTTGCTGCTGCGGGTTACATCCAATCGATGTGTCTATGGCGCGCCCCCAGCGTATCGAGGGCGAGGCGCACCTGCCAAGCATGGACATAAGATGAAACTCAATGACCCTGACACTTGGAGTGTCCCGGTCGAAACCGTTGAAGTCGATGATCCCAACTGGGGACGAGTGCGGGTCAGTCGTTGGAGTGCATACCATTTCCGCAAATCCCCCAAACGGGCAATGGAAGTGTTGCGCGTGGAGGTGCTGGAGACACAGAGCAGCACGCGACGCTTGGCTCCTTTGTGGTTAGTTTGGCTGGGTGAGCAGATGCCTCCGTTAGAAACCCTGTGGTTGCACTACCTCCGTCGCTTTGCCATTGAACACTGGTATCGCTTTGCCAAGCAGAGGCTATATTGGACACATCCCCAGTTCAGTTCTGTATCGGCAACCGAACAGTGGAGCAGCCTGATGCCGTTGCTCAGTTGGCAGTTGTGGTTAGCGCGAAAGGACTGTACTGACCACCCCTTGCCCTGGCAGGCACCGCAAGAAACGTTGACTCCGGGTCGGGTCGCACAAGCGTTTGCAGGCATTTTGGCAGCGATTGGCACCCCTGCTCCTGCGCCTAAACCTCGTGGTAAATCGCCAGGACGAGGCAAGGGGCACAAGCCAACTCCTCGTCCCTGCTATCCGATGGTCAAAAAACGAGCCTCGAAACGCAAGACATCCGAACAATCCCTGAACAGTCCGGTTGCAACAGCAGCTTAA
- a CDS encoding serpin family protein, whose translation MRRSLLTIGTALAGSLLVVGLLSCAANQSRAGDSSPVPSIPSVPESPISQNPDVTEQPVDARLVAANTRFGFKLFSEVAAQSPGENVLISPSSVSIALSMVYNGASGDTQRAIAEALQLEGLSLDDVNQGNAALEALLESADPKVKLAIANSLWSREGVDFRPDFLAKNREFYNAEVTSLDFSQPNAPSVINDWVSRSTEGKIPTIVERLNPEDVLFLVNAIYFKGTWSAPFNPSMTQTQPFYLPNGDRLNHPLMSQSGQFVYAETDQFQAVNLPYGNRHFSMVVFLPKQSTSLEAFQQTLTAENWQTWNTQFRRREGMVKLPRFNTEFSVGLNDALKSLGMAIAFDPDQADFSAMIDAQAFINRVQHKTFIEVNEQGTEAAGSTGISIGVTSAPIDPPFQMVVDRPFFYAIQDNQTGSILFMGTVVNPGS comes from the coding sequence ATGCGTCGCTCACTGTTGACCATTGGCACCGCGCTGGCGGGCAGCCTGCTCGTTGTTGGGTTGCTGAGTTGTGCTGCGAATCAGTCTCGCGCTGGCGATTCGTCGCCCGTGCCGTCCATCCCGTCGGTGCCCGAATCCCCCATTTCCCAAAACCCTGATGTGACGGAGCAACCCGTGGATGCGCGTTTGGTGGCGGCCAATACCCGCTTTGGCTTCAAGCTGTTTTCGGAAGTAGCGGCCCAGTCGCCGGGTGAAAATGTGCTGATTTCGCCGTCAAGCGTGTCGATCGCCCTGTCGATGGTTTATAACGGGGCCAGCGGCGACACCCAGCGGGCGATCGCCGAAGCGCTCCAGCTTGAAGGGCTGAGCCTGGACGACGTGAATCAGGGCAATGCAGCACTAGAGGCATTGCTGGAAAGTGCCGACCCGAAGGTGAAGCTGGCGATCGCCAATTCCCTCTGGAGCCGGGAAGGAGTAGATTTTCGGCCCGACTTTTTGGCAAAGAATCGCGAGTTCTACAATGCCGAGGTCACCAGTCTGGACTTTTCCCAGCCGAATGCGCCCAGCGTGATTAATGATTGGGTCAGCCGCAGCACCGAAGGCAAAATTCCCACCATCGTCGAGCGGCTCAATCCGGAGGATGTGCTGTTTTTGGTGAATGCCATCTACTTCAAGGGCACTTGGAGTGCGCCCTTTAATCCGTCGATGACCCAGACGCAGCCCTTCTATCTGCCCAATGGCGATCGCCTCAATCATCCGCTGATGTCGCAGTCGGGGCAGTTTGTCTACGCCGAAACCGACCAGTTCCAAGCGGTGAACCTGCCCTACGGCAACCGCCACTTTAGCATGGTCGTGTTTTTGCCCAAGCAGTCCACCAGCCTGGAGGCGTTCCAGCAGACCCTCACTGCCGAAAACTGGCAGACCTGGAATACCCAGTTTCGCCGCCGCGAGGGCATGGTCAAGCTGCCCCGCTTCAACACAGAATTTAGCGTGGGGCTGAACGACGCGCTCAAATCGCTGGGCATGGCGATCGCCTTCGACCCAGACCAGGCCGACTTTTCCGCTATGATCGACGCGCAGGCCTTCATCAACCGCGTACAGCACAAGACCTTCATCGAGGTCAACGAGCAGGGCACCGAAGCCGCAGGCAGCACGGGCATCAGCATCGGGGTTACCTCCGCTCCCATCGACCCACCCTTCCAGATGGTGGTCGATCGCCCCTTCTTCTACGCTATCCAGGATAATCAGACAGGCAGCATCCTGTTTATGGGTACTGTCGTGAACCCTGGCAGCTAA
- the tsaB gene encoding tRNA (adenosine(37)-N6)-threonylcarbamoyltransferase complex dimerization subunit type 1 TsaB, whose translation MPTALALHTSSPNLGLALSNFVDVQRQQTWDLGRALSTHLHDCLMAFLPPQTWADLDFLAVARGPGGFTGTRIGMVTARTLAQQLEIPLFAISSLAAVAHAAAAQMPDDSTDSTIDLAVQLSAQRGEVFGAIYRSQPQTRQLVPVCPDAVLTETDWRSLLDSWTFPWQPIDANGDRAHTAADLLALAYADWQRGDRPHWSSALPFYGQHPVK comes from the coding sequence ATGCCCACCGCCCTCGCCCTCCACACCAGCAGTCCGAATCTGGGTCTGGCGCTCAGCAACTTTGTCGATGTGCAGCGCCAGCAGACCTGGGATTTGGGGCGGGCCCTGTCTACGCATCTGCACGACTGCCTGATGGCGTTTTTGCCGCCGCAGACCTGGGCAGATCTGGACTTTCTGGCGGTGGCGCGGGGGCCGGGTGGCTTCACGGGGACGCGCATCGGCATGGTCACGGCACGAACGCTGGCGCAGCAGTTGGAGATTCCGCTATTTGCCATTTCCTCGCTGGCGGCCGTCGCCCATGCCGCCGCTGCTCAGATGCCTGACGATTCTACAGATTCTACAATCGACCTGGCAGTGCAGCTATCCGCCCAGCGCGGCGAAGTGTTTGGTGCAATTTACCGCAGCCAGCCGCAGACCCGCCAACTCGTCCCCGTGTGTCCTGATGCCGTGCTGACGGAAACGGACTGGCGATCGCTCCTCGACTCTTGGACCTTTCCCTGGCAGCCCATCGACGCAAATGGCGATCGCGCCCACACCGCCGCTGACTTGCTCGCCCTGGCCTATGCAGACTGGCAAAGGGGCGATCGCCCCCACTGGTCGTCCGCGCTGCCTTTTTACGGACAGCATCCGGTGAAATAG
- a CDS encoding WecB/TagA/CpsF family glycosyltransferase, translating to MDSVKILNVQIDNLSMQELLERLTSGVVYTPNVDHLVKLQRDSSFFKVYNDADYRVCDSKILMYVSRFLGSPIREKISGSDLFPAFYEYHKDNPDIRIFLLGAKEGVAAAAQQRINAKVGREIVVATHSPSFGFEKDEAECDRILEMIRESGATVLAVGVGAPKQELFIHKYKDQLPNVKIFLAIGATIDFEAGNVKRSPKWISEAGLEWLYRLTAEPKRLWRRYLVEDPLFFWLVLLQKLNVYTNPLRNSSSDLDRIDYGTPREALAAE from the coding sequence ATGGACAGCGTTAAGATTCTGAACGTGCAAATTGACAACCTGTCAATGCAGGAACTACTAGAGAGGCTAACCAGCGGCGTTGTTTATACTCCCAATGTGGATCACTTGGTCAAACTGCAAAGAGATTCGTCCTTCTTTAAGGTCTACAATGACGCGGACTACCGGGTTTGCGATAGCAAGATCTTAATGTACGTCTCTCGCTTCCTGGGGTCACCCATTCGCGAAAAAATTTCAGGGTCTGACCTGTTTCCCGCTTTTTACGAGTATCACAAGGACAATCCAGACATTCGCATTTTCCTGCTGGGGGCCAAGGAGGGCGTTGCAGCAGCGGCTCAGCAGCGGATTAACGCAAAAGTTGGGCGGGAAATCGTCGTGGCGACCCATTCGCCGTCCTTCGGGTTTGAAAAGGACGAAGCCGAGTGCGATCGCATCCTGGAAATGATTCGAGAGTCGGGCGCAACGGTTCTGGCTGTAGGGGTTGGCGCACCGAAGCAGGAGCTATTCATTCACAAGTACAAAGACCAACTGCCCAATGTCAAAATCTTCCTGGCTATTGGGGCAACGATCGACTTTGAGGCAGGAAACGTTAAGCGATCGCCCAAGTGGATCAGTGAGGCAGGGCTGGAATGGCTCTATCGCCTCACGGCCGAACCCAAGCGGCTATGGCGGCGCTACCTGGTCGAAGATCCGCTGTTTTTTTGGCTGGTGCTGCTGCAAAAGCTGAATGTTTACACCAACCCGCTCCGGAATAGCTCCAGCGACCTCGACCGCATCGACTACGGCACGCCCCGCGAGGCTCTGGCGGCTGAATAG
- the crtA gene encoding cyanoexosortase A: MNFRSVTEFRFWLVAIAAGLAAIHLTLVWRADNVDLLGSSILFFAALTSLLGDRQHTLRFDSSILASVLGAMLIAFVLLRSLATPGEAFLLLAPLTAGLGLALLSSGFRGLGQYRQELLLLFCLGAPKVFIPPLFDPTLWTAKFSTALLWYGGFEVVRDGVNIHLPTGSVEVYPGCSGIEGITYLLSLAGLFVVMFPLNWLRRGLAVVLAVLIAFVVNGVRVSLMAYLVASSQPEAFEYWHEGTGSLIFSMIAVLIFGGVCWLLLRWQEVAERWIALAEVSDDPAEEELFLDDPLDDPLEWQEP, from the coding sequence TTGAACTTCAGATCAGTCACTGAATTTCGGTTCTGGCTGGTGGCGATCGCCGCTGGGCTGGCTGCAATTCACCTGACGCTGGTTTGGCGGGCTGATAACGTCGATTTGCTGGGCAGCAGCATTCTGTTTTTTGCGGCGCTGACCTCGCTGTTGGGCGATCGCCAGCATACACTGCGCTTTGATAGCAGCATTCTCGCAAGCGTGCTTGGGGCCATGCTGATTGCGTTCGTGCTGTTGCGGAGTTTGGCGACTCCGGGTGAGGCGTTTTTGCTGCTAGCTCCGCTCACGGCTGGTTTAGGATTAGCCCTCCTATCCTCTGGTTTTCGCGGGTTGGGGCAATATCGACAAGAACTGTTGCTGCTGTTTTGTCTGGGTGCGCCCAAGGTGTTTATTCCGCCGCTGTTTGACCCGACGCTGTGGACGGCGAAATTTTCGACGGCATTGCTTTGGTATGGCGGGTTTGAAGTAGTTCGCGATGGAGTCAATATTCACCTGCCCACCGGGTCAGTTGAGGTCTATCCTGGCTGTTCTGGCATTGAGGGCATCACTTACCTGCTGTCGCTAGCGGGTTTGTTTGTGGTGATGTTCCCTCTGAACTGGCTGCGTCGCGGATTGGCAGTTGTGCTGGCGGTGTTGATCGCTTTTGTAGTCAACGGGGTGCGGGTGTCTTTGATGGCGTATCTGGTCGCGTCTTCTCAGCCGGAGGCGTTTGAATACTGGCACGAAGGCACCGGGTCGCTCATCTTTTCCATGATTGCCGTGCTGATTTTTGGCGGCGTGTGCTGGCTGCTGCTGCGCTGGCAGGAGGTAGCAGAGCGCTGGATTGCCCTGGCAGAGGTCAGTGATGATCCGGCGGAAGAGGAACTGTTTCTGGATGATCCGCTTGATGATCCGCTGGAATGGCAAGAGCCATAG
- a CDS encoding cyanoexosortase A system-associated protein — MTANLSANSTESPVVKYVRLPLLALTLGGVVLVLGRLLLFPATDGQTKAEFDFPEQVPLPGWQAQSATALPIPEKAQAEMVSGKRYSYRQGDRALAVEIRYLVNTDPSVRNLLLKYGKSTPTVAFPTTIQQDESGGFYSIYADETHAHLTSCINPRGSSTVTEAQFMQNRYVLDLRPERALPVLLGRETLRDGRCLWTVMSAPLQNTPADQVYPQLKAAWTDWQAWWQPKFPTP, encoded by the coding sequence ATGACTGCAAATTTATCTGCAAACTCAACCGAAAGTCCGGTTGTGAAATATGTCCGGCTGCCGCTACTGGCGCTGACCCTAGGGGGCGTGGTGCTGGTGCTGGGGCGCTTGCTCCTGTTTCCCGCGACTGATGGGCAGACGAAGGCCGAATTTGACTTCCCGGAGCAGGTGCCCCTTCCTGGCTGGCAGGCCCAGTCGGCAACAGCGCTGCCAATTCCCGAAAAGGCCCAGGCGGAAATGGTGTCGGGCAAACGCTATAGCTATAGGCAGGGCGATCGCGCTCTTGCCGTCGAGATCCGATACCTGGTCAACACCGATCCCAGCGTCCGCAATTTACTGCTGAAGTACGGCAAGTCAACGCCGACGGTTGCCTTCCCCACTACGATTCAGCAAGACGAATCGGGCGGATTCTACAGCATCTACGCCGACGAAACCCACGCCCATCTCACCAGTTGCATCAATCCTCGTGGCTCTAGCACCGTCACCGAGGCGCAGTTTATGCAAAACCGCTACGTCCTCGACTTGCGCCCAGAGCGGGCCCTGCCCGTCCTGCTGGGTCGAGAGACGCTGCGAGATGGGCGCTGTCTGTGGACGGTGATGTCTGCCCCACTCCAAAACACCCCGGCGGATCAGGTCTATCCGCAGCTCAAAGCCGCCTGGACAGACTGGCAGGCGTGGTGGCAACCCAAGTTTCCGACTCCCTAA
- the hpsJ-A gene encoding HpsJ-like protein, cyanoexosortase A-associated, translated as MTQAQPESPTPSPASKPFSPVLLRWAGYGLLVLTTLDLFTILFPPRFTNPIWEFETMGAIVERVPVPLLAAALIFFGEMQFRSKWERPVLKFLSWVSMLFGIFLLLLVPLGVTNTLRLNSQSMDLISNQFSQQLEQVAAFEKQINDASAEQIKGFLESQGVTLEGDAARAPKEQMLSQLSQFKERMQEQVEIEKASRRNRLMESSAKWNLSALISGFLFIYIWHLTRWARSAKKKRSKASKTQPAA; from the coding sequence ATGACTCAAGCCCAACCCGAATCTCCCACTCCCTCTCCCGCAAGCAAGCCCTTTTCCCCAGTGCTGCTGCGTTGGGCCGGGTATGGACTGTTGGTTCTAACGACGCTTGACCTGTTCACGATTCTGTTCCCGCCCCGATTCACCAATCCCATCTGGGAGTTTGAAACAATGGGTGCAATCGTAGAGCGAGTTCCCGTTCCACTGCTAGCAGCAGCGCTAATTTTTTTCGGGGAAATGCAGTTTCGCAGTAAGTGGGAACGTCCCGTTTTGAAGTTCCTCTCTTGGGTATCGATGCTGTTTGGTATTTTCCTGCTGCTTCTGGTTCCGCTGGGCGTGACGAATACGCTACGGCTGAATAGCCAGAGCATGGATTTGATCAGTAACCAATTTAGCCAGCAGCTTGAGCAGGTGGCTGCTTTCGAGAAGCAAATCAATGATGCCAGCGCAGAGCAAATCAAGGGCTTTTTGGAGAGCCAGGGCGTAACGCTGGAGGGCGATGCGGCCAGAGCGCCGAAGGAGCAAATGCTGAGCCAGTTGTCTCAATTCAAGGAGCGGATGCAGGAGCAGGTTGAAATTGAGAAGGCAAGCCGCCGCAATCGCCTGATGGAAAGCTCTGCCAAGTGGAATCTGAGCGCACTAATTTCGGGCTTCTTGTTTATCTATATCTGGCACCTCACGCGCTGGGCCCGCAGCGCCAAGAAAAAGCGCAGCAAAGCTTCTAAGACGCAGCCCGCAGCATAG
- a CDS encoding protein-tyrosine phosphatase family protein, with protein sequence MGKGILKTLRSRQGLVLKTGRSPYRSIQSSTTLIRQTQICWILPNRLALGALPKPDYAGILAAANVEVVLSFCAEAEGPLPQAIAEKFHCQRYILPNQSYLVPLQVQHFEVATELLHQHLRRQRPVYVYCRRGIERSPLVCAAYLCRYHQLEVWEALRYVQQVQAIAAPTSAQIKILQAFVSQSSKFPDPTQISV encoded by the coding sequence ATGGGCAAGGGGATCTTGAAAACACTGCGATCGCGACAGGGGCTTGTCCTAAAAACAGGGCGATCGCCCTACCGCTCTATCCAGTCCTCCACTACGCTCATCCGCCAAACCCAGATTTGCTGGATTTTGCCCAACCGTCTGGCCCTTGGTGCGCTCCCGAAACCAGACTACGCTGGCATCCTCGCTGCTGCCAACGTAGAGGTGGTGCTGTCATTCTGTGCCGAAGCAGAAGGGCCGCTGCCGCAAGCGATTGCAGAAAAATTCCACTGTCAGCGATATATTCTGCCAAATCAATCCTACTTGGTTCCGCTTCAGGTTCAACACTTTGAGGTGGCGACAGAACTGCTGCATCAGCACCTCCGCCGCCAGCGCCCGGTCTACGTCTACTGTCGGCGGGGAATAGAGCGATCGCCCTTGGTGTGTGCCGCCTATTTGTGCCGCTATCATCAGCTAGAGGTGTGGGAAGCGCTGCGCTACGTTCAGCAGGTGCAGGCGATCGCAGCACCCACCAGCGCACAAATCAAAATATTGCAGGCATTTGTCAGCCAAAGTTCAAAATTCCCAGATCCTACTCAGATCTCCGTGTAG